From a region of the Acidiferrobacterales bacterium genome:
- the pssA gene encoding CDP-diacylglycerol--serine O-phosphatidyltransferase — MTTDQEKSRAEATVNVSSPKHKNLSKSSTLRDSKRRGIYVLPNLLTTGALFFGFFSVIQATQQKFEIAAIAILIATVLDGLDGRVARLTKTSSLFGKEYDSLSDVICFGLAPALIVYEWTLHAFGKIGWLGAFLFVSATALRLARFNTISSPNPAYFQGLPCPMAAAFLVTWMWVMVSPSASQFPVLSEVTFFIVVMLALLMVSSIPYLSFKNFGVKGRVPFIASIVIVLAIAVVSIDPPRVLFAVCLIYLVSGAIIWMNGNLRRRARIPAGGDGSGD, encoded by the coding sequence ATGACCACAGATCAGGAAAAATCCCGTGCTGAAGCAACAGTGAATGTTTCGTCACCGAAGCACAAGAACCTTTCGAAGAGTTCCACATTGCGCGATAGCAAACGTCGGGGAATCTATGTTCTTCCGAACCTTCTGACTACGGGGGCGCTTTTCTTTGGATTTTTCTCGGTCATTCAGGCAACGCAGCAGAAATTCGAGATTGCCGCGATCGCAATCCTCATTGCCACAGTGCTGGACGGCCTAGACGGCCGAGTGGCACGTCTTACCAAGACTTCCAGCCTGTTCGGGAAGGAGTACGATAGCTTGTCGGATGTGATCTGCTTTGGTCTTGCGCCGGCACTGATCGTCTATGAGTGGACCCTTCATGCATTTGGCAAGATCGGATGGTTGGGTGCGTTTCTGTTTGTTTCAGCAACGGCTTTGCGTCTGGCACGATTCAATACGATCTCCTCACCGAATCCGGCGTATTTTCAAGGGTTGCCGTGTCCGATGGCAGCAGCGTTTCTGGTGACATGGATGTGGGTGATGGTATCGCCTTCGGCATCGCAGTTTCCGGTCTTGTCCGAGGTTACATTCTTTATCGTCGTCATGTTGGCACTTCTGATGGTCAGCAGCATACCTTATCTGAGTTTCAAGAATTTCGGCGTCAAGGGGCGTGTGCCTTTTATCGCCAGCATTGTGATCGTGCTGGCTATTGCTGTCGTTTCGATCGATCCGCCGCGAGTTTTGTTCGCAGTGTGCTTGATCTATCTGGTTAGTGGAGCAATCATCTGGATGAATGGGAATTTGCGAAGAAGAGCAAGAATACCAGCGGGCGGGGATGGTTCAGGCGACTAG
- the dnaQ gene encoding DNA polymerase III subunit epsilon gives MRQIVVDTETTGLDFEEGHRIIEVACIELNDRKLTRNEFHEYLNPQRAIDHDALKIHGIDNKFLESKPTFSEISQSLFEFIEGAELIIHNADFDLKFLNCEFGLAAGEFAQIESVCSIIDTLEMARRLRPGRRNSLDALASQFEVELASERTLHSALLDAKILAGVYLALTAEQTSFEFTDVSPYETGLPSAAGDSPGVQSFEIIVQQASEEELALHEQWLDYLDEQSAKGSVWRRIENSHPTNKTE, from the coding sequence ATGAGACAGATTGTTGTTGACACAGAAACGACAGGGCTCGACTTTGAAGAGGGGCATCGGATCATTGAAGTTGCCTGTATCGAATTGAATGATCGAAAACTGACGAGAAATGAATTCCATGAGTACCTGAACCCGCAAAGAGCGATTGACCACGATGCACTGAAAATTCATGGGATTGATAACAAATTTCTTGAGTCCAAGCCAACATTTTCCGAAATTTCACAGAGTCTGTTTGAGTTCATCGAGGGGGCGGAACTGATCATTCACAATGCAGATTTCGACCTGAAATTTCTGAATTGTGAATTTGGTCTGGCTGCTGGCGAGTTTGCACAGATTGAGAGCGTTTGCAGCATCATTGATACACTCGAGATGGCCAGACGGCTACGACCTGGACGCCGCAACAGTCTGGACGCACTTGCAAGTCAGTTCGAAGTCGAACTCGCATCCGAAAGAACGCTGCACAGTGCATTGCTGGACGCAAAAATCCTGGCGGGTGTCTATCTTGCGCTAACTGCAGAACAGACTTCATTTGAATTCACAGATGTATCCCCGTACGAAACCGGTCTGCCGTCTGCAGCCGGTGACTCACCGGGTGTGCAGTCGTTCGAGATTATCGTGCAACAGGCGAGTGAAGAGGAACTGGCACTGCATGAGCAATGGCTTGATTACCTTGACGAGCAATCAGCTAAAGGTAGTGTATGGCGACGGATTGAAAATTCTCACCCGACGAACAAGACAGAATAA
- the rnhA gene encoding ribonuclease HI: protein MDTGQRQLTIYTDGACSGNPGPGGWGAVLMWKDRKLELSGGEAWTTNNRMEMTGAIKALQALKGSRDVILYTDSEYLRNGITAWIAKWKRNDWRRGSRGLVKNADLWRELDQLNSLHRIDWKWVRGHSGNEWNERADELARQAIPVGGMEL from the coding sequence ATGGACACGGGTCAGCGACAATTGACGATATATACCGATGGTGCATGCTCGGGCAATCCCGGTCCTGGGGGTTGGGGTGCTGTTTTGATGTGGAAAGATAGGAAATTGGAGTTGTCCGGCGGAGAAGCCTGGACAACAAACAACAGGATGGAAATGACCGGTGCGATCAAGGCGCTTCAGGCTCTTAAGGGCAGTCGCGACGTAATTCTGTATACGGATTCCGAATATCTTCGTAACGGAATTACAGCTTGGATTGCAAAATGGAAGCGCAACGACTGGCGGCGTGGCAGTCGCGGTCTGGTAAAGAATGCAGACCTGTGGCGCGAACTTGATCAATTGAATTCGTTGCATAGGATCGACTGGAAGTGGGTGCGGGGGCACAGTGGAAATGAGTGGAATGAGCGGGCTGACGAACTCGCGCGCCAAGCTATCCCGGTCGGCGGAATGGAGTTATGA
- a CDS encoding GNAT family N-acetyltransferase, with protein MIRHCEQSDFNQILGIINEAAEIYRGIIPNDRWKEPYMSAEELADEIAAGVNFDGYEITGIGLIGVMGTQSVEDVTLVRHAYVRPQHQRSGIGSQLLVRLCERLDCPILVGTWAAAQWAIAFYQRHGFELVSASEIPTLLRRYWTIPERQTETSVVLVKARR; from the coding sequence ATGATCAGACATTGCGAACAAAGCGACTTCAATCAAATACTCGGCATCATAAATGAGGCCGCTGAGATCTATAGAGGCATTATTCCGAATGACCGGTGGAAAGAACCCTACATGTCCGCTGAAGAACTGGCGGATGAAATCGCCGCTGGAGTGAATTTCGACGGCTATGAAATCACCGGAATCGGGCTCATCGGCGTGATGGGTACCCAGAGCGTCGAAGATGTCACGCTGGTTCGCCACGCCTATGTCAGGCCTCAACACCAGCGGTCAGGAATTGGGTCGCAATTGCTTGTCAGGCTGTGTGAACGCCTGGACTGCCCGATTCTCGTCGGCACGTGGGCTGCGGCTCAATGGGCCATTGCGTTCTACCAGCGACATGGATTCGAGCTGGTATCGGCATCGGAAATACCTACGCTGCTTCGAAGATACTGGACCATACCCGAACGGCAGACCGAGACGTCGGTGGTGCTTGTCAAAGCGCGGCGTTGA
- the crcB gene encoding fluoride efflux transporter CrcB: MIFIIIQVAIGGAAGAVSRYLTSVAFERVVGTDFPYATMAVNVGGSFLLGVVFVLLGGLNGDAARLGPLIMVGFLGGFTTFSTYSLDGWILFQNGRITEALLYIFGSVFLSLTAIVAGIFLTRFLHN; the protein is encoded by the coding sequence ATGATATTTATAATTATTCAAGTTGCAATTGGTGGTGCAGCTGGTGCGGTCAGTCGTTATCTGACTAGTGTTGCGTTTGAACGGGTGGTGGGGACTGACTTTCCCTATGCGACTATGGCAGTCAATGTCGGCGGATCGTTTTTGCTTGGTGTTGTGTTTGTTTTGTTAGGCGGACTGAACGGTGATGCCGCTCGTTTGGGACCGTTGATCATGGTTGGGTTTCTGGGTGGATTCACAACATTTTCCACATACTCGCTGGATGGTTGGATTCTGTTTCAGAACGGTAGAATTACTGAGGCCTTGCTATATATATTCGGTTCAGTTTTTCTGTCTCTCACTGCGATTGTTGCGGGCATTTTCCTGACTCGGTTTCTACACAATTGA
- a CDS encoding class I SAM-dependent methyltransferase has protein sequence MSTLAPGQDAVHAQQVCSETIAVYNRMAIAYCNGTADHDVSQNINALLDAIEGDGPRVILDFGCGPGRDLCRFVELGHEVVGLDGSSEFVDMARTKTDCQVLHQDFLQLSLPDTHFDGIFANASLFHVPSGQIDRVLNELAACLKPGGVLLCSNPRGRNEEGWVGGRYGCFHDLETWRSYVTQAGFEELYHYYRPAGQPREKQPWLVTVWRLV, from the coding sequence ATGAGCACTTTGGCTCCAGGTCAGGACGCGGTCCATGCACAGCAGGTTTGCTCGGAAACAATTGCGGTCTATAACCGCATGGCGATCGCCTACTGTAATGGAACCGCCGATCATGATGTCTCTCAGAACATCAATGCTTTGCTTGATGCGATTGAAGGCGATGGTCCCCGCGTCATTCTGGACTTTGGCTGTGGACCCGGTCGGGATTTATGCCGATTTGTCGAACTCGGTCACGAAGTGGTCGGCCTAGACGGCTCAAGTGAGTTCGTTGATATGGCACGTACCAAAACTGATTGTCAGGTGCTGCACCAGGATTTTCTTCAACTTTCGCTGCCGGATACTCATTTCGATGGAATCTTCGCAAATGCGTCACTGTTTCACGTGCCTTCGGGACAGATCGACCGGGTTCTGAACGAACTCGCTGCCTGCCTGAAACCGGGTGGTGTGCTGTTGTGCTCAAATCCGAGAGGTAGAAATGAGGAGGGATGGGTTGGCGGACGATATGGCTGCTTCCATGATTTGGAAACCTGGCGAAGCTACGTGACTCAGGCGGGATTTGAAGAACTGTACCACTATTACCGTCCGGCAGGGCAACCGCGGGAAAAACAACCCTGGCTGGTGACAGTCTGGCGACTAGTCTGA
- a CDS encoding 2-isopropylmalate synthase: MADKLIIFDTTLRDGEQSPGASMTAEEKLAIAHLLAKMRVDVIEAGFPAASKGDFEAVHQVAREITDSTVCALARAVEGDLDLAAKSVEPAASGRIHTFIATSPIHMKEKLRMSADQVLERAVWAVRKARNSTDDVEFSPEDAGRSEFDFLCRIIEAAIDAGAGTINIPDTVGYNMPSQFGQLIEDLIENIPNSDKAVFSVHCHNDLGVAVANSLAAVLKGARQVECTVNGLGERAGNASLEEIVMAVRTRRDYFDCDTGIDTSQIVPASRLVSSVTGFPVQPNKAIVGANAFAHESGIHQDGVMKKRETYEIMRPQDVGWATSKMVLGKHSGRHAFQQRINELGFKFESDDELLSAFGKFKSLADRKHEIFDDDLIGLMVEAGTTHGDEAIELKSLKVCSDTDCSPVAQVTLKMNGGDCDAQAQGNGPVDACFKAVSSLIDCEPSLELYSVNSITSGTDAQGEVSVRLKENGHVVNGHGADTDIVIASVKAYIDAVNRLNSSHRTHPQTGSMI; encoded by the coding sequence ATGGCAGATAAACTCATTATTTTTGATACTACATTGCGCGACGGGGAGCAGAGTCCTGGCGCATCCATGACTGCGGAAGAAAAGCTTGCGATTGCGCATTTGCTGGCGAAAATGCGGGTTGACGTAATTGAAGCCGGTTTTCCGGCAGCAAGCAAGGGTGATTTTGAGGCTGTACACCAGGTCGCAAGGGAAATCACTGACAGTACTGTGTGTGCATTGGCACGGGCGGTAGAGGGGGACCTTGATCTGGCAGCCAAATCTGTTGAGCCTGCAGCTTCCGGTCGAATCCACACATTCATCGCAACCTCGCCGATTCACATGAAAGAAAAGCTCCGCATGTCTGCAGATCAGGTGTTGGAGAGGGCAGTATGGGCGGTTCGCAAAGCAAGAAACAGTACAGACGATGTCGAGTTTTCACCCGAAGATGCAGGCCGTTCAGAATTTGATTTCCTATGCAGGATCATTGAGGCGGCGATTGATGCAGGTGCTGGTACGATCAACATTCCTGATACGGTCGGATACAACATGCCATCTCAGTTCGGGCAGCTGATCGAAGACCTAATCGAAAATATTCCCAATTCAGACAAAGCGGTCTTTTCGGTACACTGCCATAACGATTTGGGCGTAGCGGTCGCCAATTCACTGGCTGCCGTGCTGAAAGGAGCACGACAGGTCGAGTGCACAGTCAACGGTCTGGGTGAGCGTGCCGGAAATGCTTCGCTGGAAGAGATCGTGATGGCAGTGCGAACCCGAAGGGATTATTTCGATTGTGACACCGGAATCGATACGTCGCAGATTGTTCCGGCAAGTCGTCTCGTTTCGAGTGTGACCGGGTTCCCGGTACAGCCGAACAAGGCGATTGTAGGCGCCAACGCGTTTGCACATGAATCTGGGATTCATCAAGACGGTGTCATGAAGAAGCGCGAAACGTATGAAATCATGAGGCCGCAGGATGTGGGATGGGCAACCAGTAAAATGGTTCTCGGCAAGCACTCCGGCCGACATGCATTTCAACAGCGTATCAACGAGCTCGGATTTAAATTCGAATCGGACGATGAGCTTCTATCGGCATTTGGGAAGTTCAAGAGCTTGGCAGACAGAAAACATGAGATTTTCGACGATGACCTGATCGGTCTGATGGTTGAGGCGGGTACGACTCATGGTGATGAAGCGATCGAGCTGAAGTCGCTGAAAGTCTGTTCCGATACCGATTGCAGTCCGGTTGCGCAGGTGACACTGAAGATGAACGGCGGCGATTGTGATGCACAGGCACAGGGAAATGGTCCGGTTGACGCCTGCTTCAAAGCTGTGTCATCACTGATCGATTGCGAACCCAGTCTGGAACTGTACTCCGTGAACAGTATTACCAGTGGAACTGATGCGCAGGGAGAGGTCAGTGTCAGGTTGAAGGAGAACGGTCATGTTGTCAATGGACATGGTGCGGACACCGATATTGTCATCGCTTCGGTCAAGGCGTACATTGATGCGGTCAACCGTTTGAATTCTTCTCATCGGACCCATCCCCAGACAGGCTCCATGATCTGA
- a CDS encoding uracil-DNA glycosylase, translated as MDVRALQVAVAGCQRCQLSKTRTNTVFGAGSLDADLLFIGEGPGHQEDLQGLPFVGRAGKLLTAMIAAVGFERDQVYIANVVKCRPPNNRDPLSDEASACSHYLRRQIEIIRPKVIVALGRVSAQLLLDTDAPLRELRGKPQKYRDTDVDVVVTYHPAYLLRKATEKRKSWDDLWKVRLMLNQS; from the coding sequence ATGGATGTGCGGGCACTGCAGGTGGCCGTTGCTGGGTGTCAGCGATGCCAGTTGAGCAAAACCCGTACCAATACTGTTTTTGGCGCAGGTTCACTTGACGCAGATCTGCTTTTCATTGGTGAGGGACCAGGCCATCAGGAAGATCTTCAGGGCCTTCCGTTCGTTGGGCGTGCGGGTAAGTTGCTGACTGCGATGATTGCAGCAGTGGGTTTTGAACGGGATCAGGTATACATCGCCAATGTCGTAAAGTGCCGACCGCCGAATAACCGCGATCCGCTATCCGATGAGGCATCTGCCTGCTCGCATTATCTGAGAAGACAGATCGAAATCATCAGGCCCAAGGTGATTGTGGCGTTAGGTCGTGTCAGTGCACAGCTTTTGCTGGATACCGATGCCCCGTTACGTGAACTGAGAGGCAAACCCCAAAAGTATCGTGACACAGATGTCGATGTCGTCGTTACCTATCATCCGGCGTATCTTCTGAGAAAGGCGACGGAAAAAAGAAAATCCTGGGATGACCTGTGGAAAGTTCGACTGATGTTGAATCAGTCATAG
- a CDS encoding methyltransferase domain-containing protein, giving the protein MASTTVDNHSQWHGSALGQQLVRSGADSIQRLLPSQYYRVALQVAGPPDAGYLDNVESDVHFRIDDASQPIGNGVDVVAEAQWLPFGSNSIDLLLLPHVLEFARDPHNVLREISQCVAPEGIVVIAGFNPHSMLGVSKNLLGLRNSILRDTRLYSVLRVRDWMSLLGFDSVAGEFVFFRPPVEQESRLDRLKRFETVGSRWWPGLGSVYVLVFRKKELGIRMNGNLFSRALRKKRRILSPVAERCRPSD; this is encoded by the coding sequence GTGGCGTCCACCACCGTAGACAATCACTCGCAATGGCATGGCTCGGCATTGGGGCAACAGCTTGTCAGATCGGGTGCCGACAGCATCCAGCGACTTTTGCCGAGTCAATACTATAGAGTTGCCTTGCAGGTTGCCGGCCCGCCGGATGCAGGCTATCTTGATAACGTTGAGTCAGATGTTCATTTCAGGATTGATGACGCATCGCAGCCCATCGGCAATGGGGTGGATGTGGTGGCCGAAGCACAATGGCTTCCATTTGGTTCGAATTCAATTGATTTGCTTTTGCTTCCCCATGTGCTGGAATTCGCCAGGGACCCGCATAATGTACTTCGTGAGATTTCCCAATGCGTGGCGCCTGAAGGAATTGTTGTGATTGCTGGATTCAACCCGCATAGCATGTTAGGCGTCAGCAAGAACCTGCTTGGGCTGCGCAATTCAATTTTGCGCGATACGCGACTTTACTCGGTGTTGCGCGTGCGAGACTGGATGTCGTTGCTCGGTTTTGATTCGGTGGCCGGTGAGTTTGTATTCTTTCGCCCGCCAGTGGAGCAGGAGTCCCGGCTGGATCGATTGAAGCGGTTTGAGACAGTTGGCAGCCGGTGGTGGCCGGGCTTGGGCTCTGTCTATGTGCTGGTCTTCCGTAAGAAGGAATTGGGTATCAGGATGAACGGCAATCTGTTTTCGCGTGCGCTACGTAAAAAACGACGAATACTGAGTCCTGTAGCTGAACGCTGCAGGCCGAGCGATTGA
- a CDS encoding LysM peptidoglycan-binding domain-containing protein — translation MWTRRTDLELPRQIPRIGSGGALLLSVGIIVGGQITGLQTIDHFPAKKVFSIIAQASANGSFDYTGNVLDAAVSVTEPTDHRSAARRIVTNNIDEDSTAIGAGNTDEAVTLAMTFGSAANGAQAKGTKLNPGPGDKSASDNVWDRIRSGFAMDDLDNKIVRKYETFYSRNPKTMAQIIERAQQFLPYIVSEVEQHGLPLELALLPIVESAYNPRAYSRAGAAGLWQFMPYTGKQYGLTQDWWYEGRRDVIDSTEAALRHLYDLSQVFGNDWHLALAAYNAGMYGVQRAIKRNQKRNKPTDYSNLRLNRETRHFVPKLIAVKNIVSNPEAFGLTLPYLAMQPGFQVIEFDFQVDLGIIAADTRIQEYKLAKLNPGLRRTVTPPNGPHRVLVPRGHYGKVMKWKSTLAPSHAVYTVFYSVKAGDALSTIAQKHNVSVSAIKTVNSKDSDLIRIGELLRIPHPTGLARSDIETNANGDVIYRVKKGDILGRIALKYDVSVSAIKSANLLYSDLIKVGETLRIPIPGSRSIHGKTVAKSDSSNRSGHQQYIVHTVRSGESLYVIAKFHGISISSLRNANSLNSDSVQVGQNLRVPVNNTEISKTAATTDQGGIIPSAVYVYVVRSGDSLWTIARNHQTSVSNLEKWNDIDRRDKIHSGQRIIIHVQ, via the coding sequence ATGTGGACTCGTAGAACAGATTTGGAACTTCCACGGCAAATTCCGCGGATTGGAAGTGGCGGGGCTCTGCTGTTGTCAGTCGGGATTATTGTTGGCGGTCAGATAACCGGCTTGCAAACCATCGACCATTTCCCGGCAAAGAAAGTATTCAGCATCATTGCGCAAGCCAGCGCAAATGGTTCGTTTGACTATACCGGCAACGTCTTGGATGCAGCCGTATCAGTCACAGAACCAACCGATCATCGATCGGCCGCGCGTCGAATTGTCACGAATAACATCGACGAGGATTCAACGGCCATTGGGGCAGGAAACACGGACGAAGCCGTAACCCTAGCCATGACTTTCGGTTCCGCTGCCAATGGTGCGCAAGCGAAAGGTACGAAATTGAATCCGGGACCGGGCGATAAATCCGCCTCAGACAACGTTTGGGACCGGATTCGATCCGGGTTTGCAATGGATGACCTGGACAACAAGATTGTCAGAAAGTATGAGACGTTCTACTCCAGGAATCCCAAGACCATGGCGCAGATTATCGAACGCGCCCAGCAGTTTCTTCCTTACATCGTATCGGAAGTCGAACAACATGGACTGCCCCTTGAATTAGCGCTTCTTCCCATCGTCGAGAGTGCCTACAATCCTCGAGCTTATTCCAGGGCTGGCGCTGCTGGTCTATGGCAATTCATGCCATATACCGGCAAGCAGTATGGATTGACACAAGATTGGTGGTACGAAGGCCGAAGAGATGTCATTGATTCCACTGAAGCCGCATTACGTCATCTATATGACTTAAGTCAGGTGTTCGGCAACGACTGGCATTTGGCTCTCGCCGCATACAACGCCGGCATGTATGGCGTACAAAGAGCCATCAAGAGAAATCAGAAGCGTAACAAGCCGACCGACTACAGCAACCTGCGCCTGAATCGGGAAACCAGACATTTCGTTCCAAAGCTGATTGCAGTCAAGAATATTGTTTCCAATCCGGAAGCTTTCGGTCTGACTTTGCCATATCTCGCGATGCAGCCCGGATTTCAGGTGATTGAATTTGATTTTCAAGTTGACTTGGGGATTATCGCCGCTGATACTCGGATTCAGGAGTATAAGCTGGCAAAGCTCAATCCAGGCTTGCGCAGAACTGTCACGCCACCCAATGGACCGCATCGCGTGCTGGTACCACGCGGCCACTATGGCAAGGTGATGAAATGGAAATCCACTCTTGCGCCCTCACATGCAGTGTATACGGTTTTTTACAGCGTGAAAGCGGGTGATGCACTCAGTACCATCGCACAGAAACACAATGTTTCTGTGTCGGCCATCAAGACAGTCAATTCGAAGGATTCAGATCTGATTCGAATCGGTGAGTTACTGAGAATTCCGCATCCTACCGGACTCGCGCGCAGCGATATCGAGACCAACGCCAACGGTGACGTCATCTATCGCGTGAAAAAAGGCGACATCCTCGGCAGAATTGCATTGAAGTACGATGTATCGGTATCGGCGATAAAGTCAGCAAATCTGCTTTATTCCGACTTGATCAAGGTTGGTGAGACATTGCGAATTCCGATACCGGGCTCCAGATCGATACATGGCAAAACCGTAGCGAAGTCGGATTCATCGAATCGGAGCGGGCATCAGCAGTACATTGTCCATACCGTACGCTCCGGCGAATCTCTATATGTGATTGCCAAATTTCATGGAATCTCGATTTCGAGTTTGCGGAACGCCAATTCCCTTAATTCAGACTCTGTACAAGTTGGTCAGAATTTAAGAGTCCCTGTCAACAATACCGAAATCAGCAAAACAGCGGCCACGACAGACCAGGGCGGGATTATTCCAAGCGCGGTTTATGTCTACGTTGTTCGATCAGGTGATTCGCTTTGGACAATAGCCCGAAATCACCAGACGAGCGTTTCCAACCTGGAGAAGTGGAACGACATTGATCGACGCGACAAAATTCACTCAGGGCAGCGAATCATCATCCACGTCCAGTGA